One Kaistella polysaccharea DNA segment encodes these proteins:
- the recA gene encoding recombinase RecA encodes MSSIEDKKKALALVLDKLDKTYGKGTVMTLGDASVDTTIEVIPSGSLGIDLALGVGGYPRGRVIEIYGPESSGKTTLTLHAIAEAQKAGGIAAFIDAEHAFDRGYARKLGINLEDLIISQPDNGEQALEIADNLIRSGAVDIVVIDSVAALTPKAEIEGEMGDSKMGLHARLMSQALRKLTGTISKTKCTVIFINQLREKIGVMFGNPETTTGGNALKFYASVRIDIRKASAPIKTGDEAVGSRVKVKIVKNKVAPPFKMAEFDIMYGEGISKTGEILDAAVDMGIVKKSGSWFSYADTKLGQGRDAVRDMLKDNPELSDELEGKIREEIKNKKG; translated from the coding sequence ATGAGCAGTATCGAAGATAAGAAAAAAGCACTGGCTTTGGTGCTTGATAAGCTAGATAAAACCTACGGTAAAGGTACCGTAATGACTTTGGGTGACGCCTCTGTTGATACCACAATCGAAGTGATTCCGTCGGGATCATTGGGGATTGATTTGGCATTAGGAGTTGGTGGTTATCCGAGAGGAAGAGTTATTGAAATTTATGGTCCAGAATCTTCTGGTAAAACGACTTTAACATTACACGCAATCGCCGAAGCACAAAAAGCAGGTGGAATTGCCGCCTTTATTGATGCAGAACATGCTTTCGACAGAGGTTACGCCAGGAAATTAGGGATTAATTTAGAAGATTTAATTATTTCTCAACCCGATAATGGGGAACAGGCTTTAGAAATTGCAGATAACTTGATTCGTTCTGGAGCAGTTGATATCGTTGTGATTGACTCTGTTGCTGCCTTGACTCCCAAAGCGGAGATCGAAGGTGAAATGGGCGACTCTAAAATGGGACTTCATGCGAGATTGATGTCTCAGGCTTTAAGAAAGTTAACCGGAACAATTTCTAAAACAAAATGTACCGTAATTTTTATCAATCAATTGAGAGAAAAAATCGGGGTCATGTTCGGAAACCCAGAAACGACTACAGGTGGAAATGCCTTGAAGTTTTATGCCTCCGTTAGAATTGATATCAGAAAAGCGAGTGCGCCGATTAAAACGGGTGATGAAGCGGTAGGTAGTCGTGTGAAAGTGAAGATCGTGAAAAATAAAGTGGCACCTCCTTTCAAAATGGCAGAATTTGATATTATGTACGGTGAAGGAATTTCTAAAACGGGCGAAATTCTAGATGCTGCAGTTGATATGGGAATTGTGAAAAAAAGCGGTTCTTGGTTCAGTTATGCAGATACGAAACTTGGTCAAGGTCGAGATGCCGTAAGAGATATGTTGAAAGACAATCCGGAACTATCCGACGAACTTGAAGGTAAAATCAGAGAAGAGATTAAAAATAAGAAAGGATAA
- a CDS encoding phage integrase SAM-like domain-containing protein produces MSLTYRIRNKSGTVKIYLRYRPNAKTDIWIVTPFSVLAEHWDQENQCYSRNKLVKMPRNDVDKNRNEKIKTLNRELEKFADEVDTFVCNNGYEIDSQKLKSLIDEKFGKKKPKNVKEVTISNLMTNLIDRYIEQKSETILGVQQELSSSTIRTYNTLKNRIQKFDKNLKVEDVDDDFRIAYIKWATKLYTETTIHNNLKKIKTFIKYAEGKNMNINKSVLNWRFMEPERKYPEPVISFEEQHRIKNLTLHGTLDNSRDWILIACQLSLRISDLLPLKKEMIVDGWFVPLTQKKVKKQVLIPLPENVIEILNKRNGEFPPRVSDQKYNQHIKKICRLAKMNERIMGGKRSSQSKKVDGIYEKWELITSHSCRRTFVTLFRKEFKDDVLISNNTGHASTKTMDGYDFSPPSLKTPATLKKKIDELYISQQKERMTN; encoded by the coding sequence ATGAGTTTAACGTATAGAATTAGGAATAAAAGCGGGACGGTAAAAATTTACTTAAGATACCGACCGAACGCAAAAACAGACATTTGGATTGTTACGCCTTTTTCAGTTCTTGCTGAACATTGGGATCAAGAAAATCAATGTTATAGCAGAAATAAATTGGTAAAAATGCCTCGAAACGATGTTGACAAGAATAGAAATGAAAAAATAAAAACACTTAACCGAGAACTTGAAAAATTTGCTGATGAAGTGGATACGTTTGTTTGCAATAACGGTTATGAAATTGATTCTCAGAAATTGAAAAGTCTTATCGATGAAAAATTTGGCAAAAAGAAACCTAAGAATGTAAAAGAAGTCACCATATCAAATCTAATGACTAACCTCATTGATCGTTATATCGAGCAAAAATCAGAAACAATTCTTGGAGTCCAACAAGAACTGAGTAGTTCCACTATTAGAACATATAATACATTGAAAAACAGGATCCAAAAATTCGACAAAAACCTCAAAGTCGAAGACGTAGATGATGATTTCAGAATAGCGTATATTAAATGGGCAACAAAACTGTATACCGAAACGACAATCCATAATAACCTAAAAAAAATTAAGACATTTATAAAATACGCAGAAGGAAAAAACATGAATATTAATAAGAGTGTTCTTAATTGGCGTTTCATGGAACCTGAGAGAAAGTATCCCGAGCCTGTAATTAGTTTCGAAGAACAACATCGTATTAAGAATCTAACATTACATGGTACACTTGATAACTCACGAGATTGGATTCTTATTGCTTGTCAACTTAGTTTACGAATTTCGGATTTGCTACCTCTAAAAAAGGAAATGATTGTAGATGGTTGGTTTGTCCCTCTAACTCAGAAGAAAGTCAAAAAGCAGGTTCTGATACCGCTTCCTGAAAATGTGATTGAAATTCTGAACAAAAGAAATGGGGAATTCCCACCGAGAGTTTCGGATCAGAAATATAATCAACATATTAAGAAAATTTGCCGCCTCGCAAAAATGAACGAAAGGATTATGGGTGGAAAAAGATCTTCCCAAAGTAAAAAAGTGGATGGAATTTATGAAAAATGGGAACTAATCACCTCTCATAGTTGCAGAAGAACTTTTGTTACATTGTTTAGAAAAGAATTTAAAGATGATGTATTGATATCAAACAATACAGGACACGCTTCGACAAAAACTATGGATGGCTACGACTTTTCTCCCCCGTCCTTAAAAACACCTGCTACTTTGAAAAAGAAAATTGATGAACTCTACATATCACAGCAAAAAGAACGAATGACAAATTAA
- a CDS encoding DNA methyltransferase, which yields MRTQKIKADVVFALQTRKVSKISTNLIEIPEEWYQLNVESSKLDFRGELKTSIQKTKSCTPINVFERNGKYVITDGVSRFIVLQDLGLNQIDCYILNIKPQSSNEIKDLIIESQLRSQLSSEGIKKYIVHYLRIGVDHNFSNSTLNERVNYLAEILPRGWGRSNIFQFKSLLEWELQNPSNPFNMSEKILDENHSMTVNKSIDVRCYFDNQFNQYTMEKEVESRIIQKYVDGEIRLKKEVDNLIDAYLHKAENRADLINVPPIMTADRYLIMYSDSSKVKFPKNTIIDGIFTSPPYFNQIRYSKIGDPEYANELGWEATPEEYVKKIVDTILLGAEVMDDKGVIMININETYIKGECMGIIALYITEMKKHFHFIQSCMWVKEDGKPNGENVKRLMNNCEHILIFSKTRKYNFNKFKLLNPDKYARITKGCSEQKKSKDPKTIGLKQTSGYHISNPFDQCKEFTFENDFMNYLVLNQRTGRSQDENLKTSFFGSFPTLLPIPFIMSFVPENGTVWDPFGGTGTTGRTVLSLNRKVIITELLAKNIPNIKMMLETGISEFNADNYEQMKKDSSYLEGMVDMAA from the coding sequence ATGAGAACTCAAAAGATTAAGGCAGATGTAGTGTTTGCACTTCAAACAAGAAAAGTTTCAAAAATTTCAACCAACTTAATTGAAATACCTGAAGAATGGTACCAATTAAATGTGGAGTCGTCGAAATTAGATTTTAGGGGTGAACTCAAAACTTCTATTCAAAAGACAAAATCCTGTACACCCATAAATGTTTTTGAACGTAATGGCAAATACGTTATCACTGACGGAGTCTCAAGATTTATAGTTCTTCAAGATTTAGGTTTAAACCAAATCGACTGTTATATTCTAAATATTAAACCGCAATCATCGAATGAAATTAAAGATTTAATAATCGAATCCCAATTAAGATCCCAATTATCCTCAGAAGGAATTAAAAAATACATAGTTCATTACCTACGTATTGGTGTAGACCATAATTTCAGTAATTCTACCCTTAACGAACGAGTAAATTATCTCGCAGAAATACTTCCACGTGGTTGGGGCAGAAGTAATATCTTTCAATTTAAGAGCCTACTTGAATGGGAACTTCAAAACCCAAGCAATCCCTTTAACATGTCGGAAAAAATACTTGACGAAAACCATTCTATGACAGTCAACAAATCAATTGATGTCAGATGTTACTTCGATAATCAATTCAATCAGTACACTATGGAAAAAGAGGTTGAGAGTCGTATCATTCAAAAATATGTAGATGGAGAAATTAGGTTAAAAAAAGAAGTTGATAATTTAATAGATGCCTACCTTCATAAGGCCGAAAACCGTGCAGACCTAATTAATGTTCCTCCAATAATGACTGCGGACAGATATCTAATTATGTACTCCGACAGTAGTAAGGTTAAGTTTCCAAAAAACACCATTATCGATGGAATTTTCACTTCTCCTCCGTACTTTAATCAAATTAGATACTCAAAAATTGGAGATCCTGAATATGCAAATGAACTCGGATGGGAAGCAACTCCCGAAGAATATGTAAAGAAAATTGTTGATACCATCCTTCTCGGAGCAGAGGTGATGGATGATAAGGGAGTTATAATGATTAATATTAATGAAACTTACATTAAAGGGGAATGTATGGGAATCATTGCTCTTTACATTACGGAAATGAAAAAACATTTCCACTTTATCCAATCTTGCATGTGGGTAAAAGAAGATGGCAAACCAAACGGTGAAAACGTAAAAAGATTAATGAATAACTGCGAACATATTTTAATATTCAGTAAAACTCGTAAGTATAATTTCAATAAATTTAAGTTATTAAATCCTGATAAATATGCACGTATTACTAAAGGATGTTCCGAACAAAAAAAGAGTAAAGACCCCAAGACAATTGGACTAAAACAGACCTCAGGATACCATATTTCCAATCCCTTTGATCAGTGCAAGGAATTTACGTTCGAGAATGATTTCATGAACTATTTGGTCTTAAATCAACGAACAGGAAGATCACAAGACGAGAATCTTAAGACCTCGTTTTTCGGGTCATTTCCAACCCTCTTACCAATTCCGTTCATTATGTCATTCGTTCCTGAAAACGGTACTGTGTGGGATCCATTCGGTGGTACAGGAACTACAGGGAGAACCGTACTCTCACTTAACCGTAAAGTTATTATCACTGAACTTTTGGCAAAGAATATCCCAAATATTAAGATGATGTTGGAAACGGGAATTTCCGAATTCAACGCCGACAATTACGAACAAATGAAAAAAGATTCATCGTACTTAGAAGGTATGGTGGACATGGCGGCATAA
- a CDS encoding helix-turn-helix domain-containing protein, whose protein sequence is MEIITISKEELFSGIRTLLAEVLATQVNEIQPKEQLLTKKDLATLFQVDISTIGRWMNENKLKPYYQGGKVYFKNSELPFN, encoded by the coding sequence ATGGAAATCATAACAATTTCTAAAGAAGAACTATTCAGTGGAATCCGTACCCTTTTAGCAGAAGTTTTAGCAACACAAGTTAATGAGATACAACCAAAAGAACAACTCTTAACCAAGAAAGATCTTGCAACTCTCTTTCAAGTCGATATATCGACGATTGGAAGATGGATGAATGAAAACAAATTAAAACCATACTACCAAGGCGGTAAAGTTTATTTCAAAAACTCAGAATTACCTTTTAACTAA